A window of the Helianthus annuus cultivar XRQ/B chromosome 4, HanXRQr2.0-SUNRISE, whole genome shotgun sequence genome harbors these coding sequences:
- the LOC118491537 gene encoding uncharacterized protein LOC118491537: protein MKKVGKNMARYLGDFQFGVGMSNGAEAVLHSANRFLNSFHADGSLALLTVDFSNAFNTIDHTTFLKEVHQHCPSIYRWVQFLYAQPARLYVGNECIGATTGVQQGDPLGPLLFSLALHPLILRVQDRCNLPFHAWYLDDGTIIGNATEVARALDIINEEGPSLGLYLNIKKTEVYWPTCDGQKLQDGLFPKGIGRPERGVKLLGGAVSRDPSFVGELAGRRATAAVELMKLLPCLRDPQCELLLLRSCMGVAKLLFGLRTCQPYLMEDASSRFDDGLLEAIEDIVVGGGPFFGDLQWRLASLPMRLGGLGLLSARDVGVYAFVRPELSLGNYRIISFGTVGLSSSTWTICRRLNA, encoded by the coding sequence ATGAAGAAGGTTGGGAAAAACATGGCTCGGTACTTGGGAGACTTTCAGTTTGGGGTGGGGATGTCAAATGGTGCAGAGGCGGTGCTTCACAGTGCGAACAGGTTTCTCAACTCCTTTCATGCTGATGGTTCCTTAGCCTTGCTTACTGTGGACTTCTCGAATGCGTTCAACACGATTGACCACACAACCTTCCTGAAAGAGGTTCATCAACATTGCCCGTCAATCTATCGATGGGTTCAATTCCTGTACGCCCAGCCTGCCCGGTTGTATGTTGGTAATGAGTGTATTGGGGCTACTACTGGAGTGCAACAAGGGGATCCCTTGGGGCCCCTTCTCTTTTCTCTTGCCTTACACCCACTCATTCTCAGGGTGCAGGACCGATGTAACCTCCCGTTTCATGCTTGGTACTTGGATGATGGGACGATTATTGGCAATGCGACGGAGGTTGCTAGGGCCTTAGACATTATTAACGAGGAAGGGCCATCCCTAGGACTTTACCTCAACATTAAGAAAACAGAGGTATATTGGCCGACATGTGATGGGCAGAAACTTCAGGACGGGCTTTTCCCGAAAGGGATTGGCAGACCAGAGAGGGGGGTTAAGCTGCTGGGTGGAGCTGTTAGCCGTGACCCTAGCTTCGTTGGCGAGTTGGCAGGGCGGCGGGCGACGGCGGCGGTTGAACTCATGAAACTCTTGCCATGCCTTAGGGACCCTCAATGTGAACTCCTTCTGCTAAGATCGTGCATGGGGGTTGCTAAGTTACTTTTCGGGCTGCGAACTTGTCAACCTTATTTGATGGAGGATGCATCATCTCGGTTCGATGATGGCCTCCTAGAGGCTATAGAAGACATAGTCGTAGGTGGTGGCCCATTCTTTGGGGACCTCCAATGGCGTTTGGCATCCCTGCCAATGCGTCTAGGTGGTTTGGGTCTGCTCTCAGCTCGAGATGTCGGGGTTTATGCTTTTGTGCGTCCAGAGCTCAGTCTTGGGAATTACAGGATCATATCCTTCGGAACAGTGGGGTTGTCGAGCTCGACGTGGACTATCTGCAGGCGCTTGAATGCTTAA